A genomic segment from Streptomyces sp. NBC_00459 encodes:
- a CDS encoding diaminopimelate decarboxylase, with translation MENNGSDRTGRRDEAVRAAVEQGLLRADAPIVGLLDVIGIRESAAELRAAFDAVVAPGTPVLHAFAVKATPLVPVLRLLHAEGIGAEVASPGELALARAAGVPPRLTVLDSPAKTPTELREALALGIAVNADNPQELDRIDALMRSAASRSPIGLRVNPQIGGGSIGATSTATATSKFGVALLDEGAREWIVGAYAERPWLTRLHAHTGSQGIPLSLMVRGVAETYTLAEEINRRVGRQQIDTIDIGGGLPVNFASDATSPTYTQYARLLSDAVPGLFGGRYGLVTEFGRSLLAKHGTVVARVEYAKSAGGRPVAVTHAGVQVATRTVYAPASWPLRIAAYDGKGLPKSGADVVQDVAGPACFSGDLLAEGRALPLLEQGDYAAALDTGAYYFAHHYAYNSLARPGIYGFVPGGSAGGRPAEGMDGGGGEGVAFAVVREPQSVAEIVAESGGAHASALTTLHPTGSPSARP, from the coding sequence ATGGAGAACAACGGTTCCGATCGCACGGGCCGCCGGGACGAGGCCGTACGCGCCGCCGTGGAGCAGGGACTGCTCCGCGCCGACGCACCCATCGTCGGCCTGCTCGACGTCATCGGCATCCGGGAGTCCGCCGCCGAGCTGCGCGCCGCCTTCGACGCGGTCGTGGCGCCCGGCACGCCCGTCCTGCACGCCTTCGCGGTGAAGGCGACCCCGCTGGTGCCCGTACTGCGGCTCCTGCACGCGGAGGGGATCGGGGCCGAGGTGGCGAGTCCGGGGGAGCTGGCGCTGGCGCGGGCCGCGGGGGTGCCGCCGCGGCTGACGGTGCTGGACTCGCCCGCCAAGACGCCCACCGAGCTGCGCGAGGCACTGGCGCTGGGCATCGCCGTGAACGCCGACAACCCGCAGGAACTGGACCGGATCGACGCGCTGATGCGGTCCGCGGCCAGTCGGTCCCCAATCGGACTAAGGGTGAACCCGCAGATCGGCGGAGGGTCGATCGGGGCCACGTCCACCGCCACCGCGACCTCGAAGTTCGGGGTCGCACTGCTGGACGAAGGGGCGCGCGAGTGGATCGTGGGGGCGTACGCCGAGCGCCCGTGGCTGACCAGGCTGCACGCGCACACCGGGTCGCAGGGCATCCCGCTGTCGCTGATGGTGCGGGGCGTGGCGGAGACGTACACGCTCGCCGAGGAGATCAACCGGCGGGTCGGGCGGCAGCAGATCGACACCATCGACATCGGCGGCGGACTGCCGGTCAACTTCGCGTCGGACGCGACGAGTCCGACGTACACGCAGTACGCGCGGCTGCTGAGCGACGCGGTGCCGGGGCTGTTCGGGGGGCGGTACGGGCTGGTGACCGAATTCGGACGGTCGCTGCTGGCCAAGCACGGCACGGTGGTGGCGCGCGTCGAGTACGCGAAGAGCGCCGGCGGCCGACCGGTCGCGGTCACGCACGCGGGCGTCCAGGTCGCGACACGGACGGTGTACGCACCGGCGTCATGGCCGCTCAGGATCGCCGCGTACGACGGGAAGGGGCTCCCCAAGTCCGGGGCGGACGTGGTGCAGGACGTGGCAGGACCCGCCTGTTTCTCGGGCGACCTGCTGGCCGAGGGGCGTGCGCTGCCGCTGCTCGAACAGGGCGACTACGCGGCGGCACTGGACACGGGCGCGTACTACTTCGCGCACCACTACGCGTACAACTCCCTTGCCCGTCCCGGGATCTACGGCTTCGTGCCGGGCGGAAGCGCGGGCGGACGCCCGGCCGAGGGCATGGACGGGGGCGGGGGCGAAGGGGTCGCCTTCGCGGTCGTGCGGGAGCCGCAGAGCGTCGCGGAGATCGTGGCCGAATCCGGCGGGGCGCACGCGTCCGCGCTCACCACCCTCCATCCCACCGGCTCCCCCTCCGCGCGCCCTTGA